A DNA window from Desulfuromonas sp. contains the following coding sequences:
- a CDS encoding acetyl-CoA C-acyltransferase, with protein MASDVDNKLTKSYLLAEGDTMSDSSQRVAVVGGMRTPFVKAGAQFRNHDQLDLSSHAVKGLVEKYISDPEKIDGLVWGRVLHDPRISNLAREVVFDVGLPKDIHALMVSNNCITSLHAMVDVADAIRAGRMSLGIAGGVESMSTVPILFGREASAILMEAGMAKTLGDRFKAMSRLRFRHFKPKPLSFKEPSTGLTMGQHAELTVQQWGIGQDAQDRIAFNSHINAAAATADGRLKEEISPLDGVDHDTIVRGDTTLEKLSTLKSVFAPQPAGTITAGNSSPLTDGAAAILLASEEALLENGLEAAAWIRDVEFAAIDPDEGLLMAPAIAVPRLLKRTGLSIDDIDIVEIHEAFGAQVVTNLAAWEQGWKEEPIGKIPMEKINPLGSSISVGHPFAATGARIATTLANEMKRQDAKYGLISVCAAGGMACAMILER; from the coding sequence ATGGCATCTGATGTCGATAACAAGTTAACGAAATCTTATTTGCTTGCTGAGGGAGATACCATGTCTGATTCCAGTCAACGTGTTGCCGTGGTTGGCGGTATGCGTACCCCATTTGTCAAAGCTGGAGCCCAATTCCGAAATCATGACCAGCTGGACCTTTCAAGTCACGCTGTAAAGGGTCTTGTCGAGAAATATATTTCCGATCCTGAAAAAATTGACGGGTTGGTCTGGGGCCGGGTCCTGCATGATCCCCGTATCTCGAACCTTGCCCGGGAGGTCGTGTTCGATGTCGGCCTGCCGAAAGATATCCACGCCTTGATGGTCTCTAATAACTGTATCACCAGTCTGCACGCCATGGTCGATGTCGCCGATGCCATCAGGGCCGGACGGATGTCGTTAGGCATCGCCGGCGGTGTCGAGTCGATGTCGACGGTACCGATCCTGTTTGGCCGGGAAGCCTCGGCTATTCTGATGGAAGCAGGCATGGCGAAGACACTTGGAGACCGATTCAAGGCAATGAGCCGATTGCGGTTTCGCCATTTCAAGCCGAAACCGCTCTCATTCAAGGAACCGTCGACTGGCCTGACCATGGGGCAACATGCCGAGTTGACTGTTCAGCAGTGGGGTATCGGCCAGGACGCTCAGGATCGGATTGCCTTCAATAGTCACATTAATGCAGCAGCCGCAACGGCAGATGGTCGCCTTAAAGAAGAAATCAGTCCACTGGATGGAGTTGATCACGATACGATCGTGCGTGGTGATACGACCTTGGAAAAACTCTCAACCCTCAAGTCGGTTTTCGCACCGCAACCGGCCGGCACGATCACCGCTGGTAATTCCAGTCCTTTGACCGATGGTGCTGCAGCCATCTTGTTGGCGTCGGAAGAGGCTTTGCTGGAAAATGGTCTCGAAGCGGCGGCCTGGATCCGGGATGTCGAGTTTGCGGCCATCGATCCGGATGAGGGTTTGTTGATGGCTCCAGCTATTGCCGTACCGCGCCTGCTCAAGCGGACCGGCTTGTCCATAGATGATATAGATATCGTTGAAATTCACGAGGCTTTTGGCGCCCAGGTTGTGACCAATCTGGCGGCCTGGGAGCAAGGCTGGAAGGAAGAGCCGATCGGTAAAATTCCGATGGAGAAGATCAATCCGCTTGGCAGTTCGATTTCGGTTGGTCATCCTTTCGCGGCAACCGGTGCCCGGATCGCGACGACCTTGGCGAATGAGATGAAGCGTCAAGATGCGAAATACGGGCTGATCTCGGTCTGTGCGGCCGGTGGAATGGCCTGTGCGATGATCCTCGAACGCTGA
- a CDS encoding fumarate hydratase (catalyzes the formation of malate from fumerate) produces MPDFVYQDPFPVGKDETKYRKIDGSEKYVSTADFDGQQVLKVDPEALTTLANEAMRDVSFMLRPEHNEQVAAILRDPEASPNDRGVAMAFLRNAEISANFELPICQDTGTATVIGKKGQMVWTGVKDEEMISKGIFQTYTEENLRYSQTIATDMYTEKNTGTNLPAQIDIMATDGDVYKLLFMAKGGGSANKTMLFQETKALLNPDKLFDFLVSKMKTLGTAACPPYHLAFVIGGTSADACMKTVKLATAKELDGLPTEGNDHGQAFRDIELEKKLQQAARDLGIGAQFGGKYFTHDVRVIRLPRHGASCPVGMAVSCSADRNIKAKITKDGLFVEEMDTNPGRLIPEQYRGKHSHGTSIDLDKPMSEILAELDKLEVGAPLLLQGTIVVGRDIAHAKFKEILDSGKPLPEYLKNHPIYYAGPAKTPPGKPSGSFGPTTAGRMDSYVDLLQENGGSMVMIAKGNRSQQVTDACNKHGGFYLGSIGGPAAVLAEENIKKVECIDFPELGMEAVWKIEVVDFPAFILVDNKGNDFFKKLGL; encoded by the coding sequence ATGCCTGATTTTGTCTATCAAGACCCGTTTCCGGTTGGTAAGGACGAAACCAAATATCGCAAGATTGACGGTTCCGAAAAATATGTCAGCACCGCCGACTTTGACGGCCAGCAGGTCCTCAAGGTTGATCCAGAGGCGCTGACCACACTCGCCAACGAAGCGATGCGCGACGTATCGTTCATGTTGCGTCCGGAACACAACGAGCAGGTCGCCGCCATCCTGCGCGACCCGGAAGCCTCGCCGAACGACCGTGGCGTCGCCATGGCCTTCCTGCGCAACGCCGAGATCTCGGCCAACTTTGAGCTGCCGATCTGCCAGGACACCGGTACCGCCACCGTTATCGGTAAAAAAGGCCAGATGGTCTGGACCGGCGTCAAGGATGAAGAAATGATCTCCAAGGGCATTTTCCAAACCTACACCGAGGAGAACCTGCGCTACAGCCAGACAATCGCGACCGATATGTATACCGAAAAGAACACCGGCACCAATCTGCCGGCGCAGATCGACATCATGGCGACCGATGGCGATGTCTACAAGCTCCTGTTCATGGCCAAAGGTGGCGGCTCAGCCAACAAGACGATGCTGTTCCAGGAAACCAAGGCGCTGCTCAACCCGGACAAGCTTTTCGACTTCCTGGTCAGCAAGATGAAAACTCTCGGCACCGCCGCCTGCCCCCCTTACCATCTCGCTTTCGTGATCGGTGGCACCTCGGCCGATGCCTGCATGAAGACGGTCAAGCTCGCCACAGCCAAGGAACTCGACGGCCTGCCGACCGAGGGCAATGACCACGGCCAGGCCTTCCGCGACATCGAGCTTGAAAAGAAGCTCCAACAGGCGGCACGCGATCTCGGCATCGGTGCCCAGTTCGGTGGCAAGTATTTCACTCACGACGTTCGCGTCATCCGCCTGCCCCGCCACGGTGCCTCCTGCCCGGTCGGTATGGCAGTCTCCTGCTCGGCCGACCGCAACATCAAGGCAAAAATCACCAAAGACGGCCTGTTTGTCGAGGAGATGGACACCAACCCGGGACGATTGATTCCCGAGCAATACCGCGGCAAGCACAGCCACGGCACCTCGATCGACCTCGATAAGCCGATGAGCGAGATCCTGGCTGAACTCGACAAGCTCGAAGTCGGCGCGCCGCTGCTGCTGCAGGGAACCATCGTGGTTGGCCGCGATATTGCGCATGCCAAGTTCAAGGAGATCCTTGACTCCGGCAAACCTCTGCCGGAATACCTGAAGAACCACCCGATCTACTACGCCGGACCGGCCAAGACTCCGCCCGGCAAACCCTCAGGGTCCTTCGGTCCGACCACAGCCGGCCGAATGGACAGTTATGTCGACCTGCTTCAGGAAAACGGCGGATCGATGGTGATGATTGCCAAGGGGAACCGCTCTCAACAGGTTACCGACGCCTGCAACAAACATGGCGGCTTCTATCTCGGATCGATCGGCGGCCCGGCTGCCGTTCTGGCCGAAGAGAACATCAAGAAGGTCGAATGCATCGATTTCCCGGAACTCGGCATGGAGGCGGTCTGGAAGATCGAGGTTGTCGACTTCCCGGCGTTTATCCTTGTCGACAACAAGGGCAACGATTTCTTCAAGAAACTCGGCCTGTAA
- a CDS encoding SsrA-binding protein — protein sequence MKIIANNKKAYHDYFIEDTYEAGLVLTGTEIKSIRAGKVSLKESFCKIRGGEIFIDNMNISPYEQGNRFNHDPTRSRKLLLNREEINKITKRVDERGYTLIATKLYLKNGRAKVEVGIGKGKHHHDKRETLKRKQAERESQRAMRDHNY from the coding sequence ATGAAAATCATCGCCAACAACAAAAAAGCGTATCATGACTATTTTATCGAGGACACCTATGAAGCGGGACTGGTTCTGACCGGGACCGAAATCAAGTCGATCCGGGCCGGGAAGGTCAGCCTCAAGGAATCTTTCTGCAAGATTCGTGGTGGCGAAATTTTTATCGATAATATGAATATCAGTCCCTACGAGCAGGGGAATCGTTTTAATCATGATCCGACCCGCTCACGCAAACTGCTACTCAATCGGGAAGAGATCAACAAAATAACCAAACGGGTCGACGAACGTGGATATACTCTGATCGCGACCAAACTCTATCTCAAGAATGGTCGGGCCAAAGTAGAGGTCGGTATTGGCAAGGGTAAGCATCACCACGATAAGCGTGAGACACTGAAGCGCAAACAGGCTGAACGTGAATCGCAACGCGCGATGCGCGACCACAATTACTGA
- the panP gene encoding putative pyridoxal-dependent aspartate 1-decarboxylase, with translation MPKNRDAARANLENLYRIFTVPEAPDTTLGAVDQAITENVADFLQTHIVALERSLEEIEVDFSNTVIPEEPTYVSEYTGFVKEKLVAQSVHTAAPGFVGHMTSALPYFMLPLSRIMTALNQNLVKVETSKAFTPMERQVLAMLHRLVFSANDSFYRQWIHNSDNALGAFCSGGTIANVTALWAARNRLFAPYGDFRGIAREGLARSLEFLGCRDLAVLVSRRGHYSLGKAVDLLGLGRDNLVLIETDADNKLDMEHLRQETARLKNEGIRPLALVGIAGTTETGNVDPLSEMADFAAKVGCHFHVDAAWGGPTLFSDKYRHIMKGIERADSVTLDAHKQLYVPMGVGMVVFRDPTTLTAIEHHAAYILREGSKDLGSHTLEGSRPGKSMLVHAGLSIIGRKGYELLIDTGIEKARRFAEMIKMHDEFQLTSEPELNILTYLYCPLPVQDALLKATVAQRCRINGLLDQVNRLIQKAQREAGKTFVSRTRLQLPATNRKLVTVMRVVLANPLTTDEILAAVLEEQTRIVMHPETQAMMAEIENIRMEIEGIPTTSVLSDMTR, from the coding sequence ATGCCAAAGAACAGGGATGCGGCCCGCGCCAATCTGGAAAACCTGTACCGGATATTTACTGTCCCGGAGGCCCCTGATACAACTCTCGGCGCTGTTGATCAGGCGATCACCGAAAACGTCGCGGATTTTCTGCAGACCCATATCGTTGCCCTTGAACGGAGTCTGGAAGAGATCGAGGTCGATTTTTCAAACACCGTGATTCCGGAAGAACCGACTTATGTGTCAGAGTACACCGGTTTCGTCAAGGAAAAGCTGGTTGCCCAATCAGTCCATACCGCCGCTCCCGGTTTTGTCGGTCACATGACTTCGGCGCTGCCATATTTCATGCTGCCGTTGTCGCGCATCATGACTGCCCTGAATCAGAACCTGGTCAAAGTTGAGACCTCAAAAGCTTTTACGCCGATGGAGCGTCAGGTTCTGGCAATGTTGCACCGACTTGTTTTTAGTGCCAATGACTCTTTTTACCGCCAATGGATTCATAACAGCGATAATGCTCTTGGCGCCTTTTGCTCAGGCGGTACTATTGCCAATGTGACGGCGCTCTGGGCCGCCCGGAATCGCCTGTTCGCTCCCTATGGAGATTTTCGCGGAATTGCCCGGGAAGGACTGGCCCGCTCACTTGAATTTCTCGGATGCCGCGATCTGGCCGTACTGGTTTCACGGCGCGGTCATTATTCTCTTGGCAAAGCAGTTGACTTGCTCGGACTCGGTCGAGACAACCTGGTTCTGATCGAGACGGACGCTGACAACAAACTCGACATGGAACATCTACGCCAGGAGACCGCGCGGCTGAAAAATGAAGGAATACGTCCGCTGGCCCTTGTCGGTATCGCCGGGACGACCGAAACCGGTAATGTTGACCCGCTCTCCGAGATGGCTGATTTCGCCGCAAAGGTTGGCTGCCATTTTCATGTCGATGCCGCCTGGGGCGGGCCAACGCTCTTTTCCGACAAGTACCGTCACATCATGAAAGGTATCGAACGGGCCGACTCGGTCACTCTCGATGCACACAAGCAACTTTACGTTCCGATGGGAGTCGGAATGGTTGTTTTCAGGGATCCGACAACACTTACCGCGATCGAACATCACGCCGCCTATATCCTGCGTGAAGGTTCGAAAGATCTGGGCAGTCACACCCTGGAAGGCTCTCGCCCCGGTAAATCAATGCTGGTCCATGCCGGACTTTCCATTATCGGCCGCAAGGGATACGAACTGCTGATCGATACCGGCATAGAAAAGGCCCGTCGGTTCGCTGAAATGATCAAGATGCATGACGAATTCCAGTTAACCAGTGAGCCTGAGCTCAATATTCTGACCTACCTATATTGTCCGCTACCGGTCCAGGATGCATTGTTGAAGGCGACTGTTGCGCAGCGCTGCCGTATTAACGGTCTTCTCGACCAGGTCAACCGTCTGATTCAGAAAGCTCAACGCGAGGCCGGTAAAACCTTTGTTTCGAGAACGCGTTTGCAATTGCCGGCGACCAACCGGAAACTCGTGACAGTGATGCGGGTAGTCCTGGCCAATCCGCTCACAACCGATGAAATACTGGCGGCCGTGCTCGAGGAGCAGACCCGAATTGTGATGCACCCGGAGACCCAGGCGATGATGGCAGAGATCGAGAATATCCGTATGGAAATCGAAGGCATTCCGACAACTTCAGTGTTGTCAGACATGACTCGCTGA
- a CDS encoding pantoate--beta-alanine ligase, protein MSTASSNSAPQVIHDIGRMQHYCLKMRQAGKKIGFVPTMGYLHEGHLSLLREARRRSEILILSIFINPTQFGANEDLDSYPRDLDRDLELAASCETDLVFAPLPQDVYPGGYATYVNVEGLTETLCGASRPDHFRGVTTVVNKLFNIVQPDSAYFGEKDFQQLAVIRRMVLDLNMPVEVIGLPIVREADGLAMSSRNVYLSPEQRQQALVLSRALNRARTLAAGGELNGSVILKEISEMIEREPEARIDYLKICHRDSLREQQNVDADSVLLLAVFIGNTRLIDNSFILQG, encoded by the coding sequence ATGAGCACAGCTTCAAGTAATTCCGCTCCGCAAGTGATCCACGATATCGGTCGGATGCAGCATTATTGTCTGAAAATGCGTCAAGCCGGGAAAAAGATCGGTTTTGTTCCGACTATGGGCTACCTGCATGAAGGGCATCTTTCACTGCTCCGTGAGGCTCGTCGCCGTAGTGAAATCCTGATCCTTTCAATTTTCATTAATCCGACTCAGTTCGGTGCCAACGAAGACCTTGATTCCTATCCGCGCGATCTCGATCGCGATCTTGAACTTGCTGCTTCCTGCGAAACCGACCTTGTTTTTGCCCCGCTGCCACAGGATGTCTATCCGGGTGGCTATGCGACGTACGTCAATGTTGAGGGTTTGACTGAAACTCTCTGCGGAGCAAGCCGGCCCGACCATTTTCGCGGCGTCACTACGGTTGTCAATAAATTGTTTAATATTGTCCAGCCTGATTCAGCTTATTTCGGTGAGAAAGATTTTCAGCAACTGGCCGTTATCCGTAGAATGGTTCTCGATCTCAATATGCCGGTCGAAGTCATCGGATTGCCGATCGTACGTGAAGCCGATGGTCTGGCGATGAGTTCACGCAATGTTTACCTGTCGCCGGAACAGCGACAACAGGCGCTAGTCCTTTCACGCGCCCTGAATCGGGCTCGTACTCTGGCAGCTGGCGGTGAATTGAATGGTTCAGTTATTTTGAAAGAAATTTCAGAAATGATCGAAAGAGAGCCCGAGGCCCGCATCGATTACCTTAAAATCTGCCACCGGGACTCACTTCGGGAACAGCAGAATGTTGATGCCGATTCTGTCCTGCTCCTTGCGGTTTTTATTGGTAATACCCGTCTGATCGACAACAGTTTCATTCTCCAGGGATAA
- the panB gene encoding 3-methyl-2-oxobutanoate hydroxymethyltransferase, translating into MSQRKSVHDIRGMKETGDKIAVLTAYDYPFARLMDGEGIDIILIGDSAGSVVAGYDTTLPVTMDEMIYHTKAVVRGSEQALIVADLPFLSYQTSRRDARLNAGRLVKEAGANAVKLEGGENVATTIRAIVDMDIPVMAHIGLTPQSIHRMGGYKVQGREEAQACQLLADARAVQDAGAFAVVLEGIPATLAREITGSLTIPTIGIGAGIACDGQVLVIHDILGLCEKYSPKFVKKYADVAPVIRQGISDYIKEVKQGEFPTDEHSFK; encoded by the coding sequence ATGAGTCAAAGAAAATCTGTTCATGATATCCGGGGTATGAAAGAGACCGGAGATAAAATTGCCGTTCTTACCGCCTACGATTACCCTTTTGCCCGACTGATGGATGGCGAAGGGATAGACATTATCCTGATCGGCGATTCGGCCGGATCGGTGGTTGCCGGCTACGATACGACCTTGCCGGTGACCATGGACGAAATGATCTACCATACCAAGGCGGTGGTGCGTGGTAGCGAGCAGGCTCTGATTGTTGCCGATCTGCCCTTTCTCTCTTACCAGACCTCTCGACGCGACGCCCGTCTGAATGCCGGACGTTTGGTCAAGGAGGCCGGGGCCAATGCCGTCAAGCTCGAAGGCGGTGAGAATGTCGCAACAACCATCCGGGCGATTGTCGACATGGATATTCCGGTCATGGCCCATATCGGCCTGACGCCGCAGTCGATTCATCGTATGGGCGGATACAAGGTCCAGGGGCGGGAGGAAGCGCAAGCCTGTCAACTTCTGGCCGATGCCAGAGCGGTACAGGATGCCGGTGCTTTTGCTGTTGTCCTTGAAGGGATTCCGGCAACACTGGCGCGCGAGATTACCGGGTCACTCACAATCCCGACGATCGGTATCGGTGCCGGAATAGCCTGCGACGGGCAGGTCCTGGTGATCCATGATATCCTTGGTCTTTGCGAAAAATATTCACCAAAATTCGTTAAAAAATACGCCGATGTCGCGCCTGTGATCCGGCAAGGTATCAGCGACTATATTAAAGAGGTCAAGCAGGGTGAGTTCCCGACAGATGAGCACAGCTTCAAGTAA